A window from Myxococcus fulvus encodes these proteins:
- a CDS encoding DsbA family protein has protein sequence MAKTRRVLLSCWKPVVPLLVAVALTGSGCKNPEGSAPASTQAPAAPAAQARPPAPPPEPAAAPADPSQALSGIPGMDFSSLSAASKRELATVLSDEFCYCGCPHTLGACLKSHTGCRHAKRMARVAARMVSEGSPATEVIVQLSQYYGAFREQRAKFKVDERMCMGSASAPVTVVEFSDFECPYCAKARPVLEAFAKKNASQVRFCYLPFPLSNHVNAVPAAQAALWARDQGKFWQMHDALFENQDNLKPEALVALAKKLGLEEDRLAAVLKSDSYKQELEGFRNQGRAAGLSGTPTVYFNGRALDLSFIQEELLTHSMEDELEWVTNKNAWAAD, from the coding sequence GTGGCTAAGACCCGCCGCGTGCTCCTCTCCTGCTGGAAGCCTGTCGTTCCCCTGCTGGTCGCCGTGGCGCTGACCGGCTCGGGTTGCAAGAACCCGGAGGGCTCCGCGCCCGCCTCCACCCAGGCTCCGGCCGCTCCGGCCGCCCAGGCCAGGCCCCCCGCGCCTCCTCCGGAGCCTGCGGCCGCGCCGGCGGACCCCTCCCAGGCGCTCTCCGGCATCCCCGGCATGGACTTCTCCTCGCTGTCGGCGGCCTCCAAGCGAGAGCTGGCCACCGTCCTCAGTGATGAGTTCTGCTACTGCGGCTGCCCCCACACGCTGGGCGCCTGCCTGAAGTCGCACACCGGCTGCCGCCACGCCAAGCGCATGGCGCGGGTGGCCGCGCGCATGGTGTCCGAGGGCAGCCCGGCCACGGAGGTCATCGTCCAGCTGTCCCAGTACTACGGCGCCTTCCGTGAGCAGCGCGCGAAGTTCAAGGTGGACGAGCGCATGTGCATGGGCTCCGCGTCCGCCCCGGTGACGGTGGTGGAGTTCTCCGACTTCGAGTGCCCGTACTGCGCCAAGGCGCGGCCGGTGCTGGAGGCCTTCGCGAAGAAGAACGCCTCCCAGGTGCGCTTCTGCTACCTGCCCTTCCCGCTGTCCAACCACGTCAACGCGGTGCCGGCGGCCCAGGCGGCGCTGTGGGCGAGGGACCAGGGCAAGTTCTGGCAGATGCACGACGCGCTCTTCGAGAACCAGGACAACCTCAAGCCGGAGGCCCTGGTGGCGCTGGCGAAGAAGTTGGGGCTGGAGGAGGACCGGCTGGCGGCGGTGCTCAAGTCGGACTCGTACAAGCAGGAGCTGGAGGGCTTCCGCAACCAGGGCCGCGCGGCCGGGCTGTCGGGCACGCCGACGGTGTACTTCAACGGCCGGGCCCTGGACCTGAGCTTCATCCAGGAGGAGCTGCTCACCCACAGCATGGAAGACGAGCTGGAGTGGGTGACGAACAAGAACGCCTGGGCGGCTGACTGA
- a CDS encoding DUF4388 domain-containing protein: MTQRFRIDAGQLVPEDRQSPSPLAGRSGTYALMPTAPDLLIFSRGPSEGGSIPAPRVVLSGDAGGFPLSDLMAFLSQSRWSGIIRVHSPGGERSVTFRDGEVRGASSDDPADRLGEVLVRLGYVERPQVEAALKGQPPSKVGRALVEKGLLQAHDLFKCVTHQVSEIFHAIVLCREGSFFLIDQPVDEKANHSIQLSTQSLLMDSIRKIDEMAHFRKRIPHGRLYVARKRASDGKLEEDEDRVLGLVDGRRTILELGHAARLSEFDITKVVFRLLEGGFASVTDKPLLVPVGPAAVAAGSAPTQGQPVGQGGPAKGQPAASAVPTVDPRPAARVFNFIFREIRDEVAKQGMDREFIAAANAALSGQALSSSPVLEGLSFQADGSLAEAKLMESFQRHHAQLGSEPLASFKQALSDVMFFLLFQAGELLGSRADEDLARRVKKLLATLEGS, from the coding sequence ATGACGCAACGGTTCCGCATCGACGCGGGGCAGCTCGTCCCCGAGGATCGCCAGAGCCCCTCTCCGTTGGCGGGGCGCTCGGGGACGTACGCGCTGATGCCCACGGCGCCGGACCTGCTCATCTTCTCCCGGGGGCCCAGCGAGGGCGGCAGCATCCCCGCGCCCCGGGTGGTGCTCTCCGGCGACGCGGGCGGCTTTCCGCTGTCGGACCTGATGGCCTTCCTCAGCCAGTCGCGCTGGAGCGGCATCATCCGGGTGCACTCGCCCGGCGGCGAGCGCTCGGTGACGTTCCGCGACGGCGAGGTGCGGGGCGCGTCCTCGGATGACCCGGCGGACCGGCTGGGCGAGGTGCTGGTGCGCCTGGGCTACGTGGAGCGTCCCCAGGTGGAGGCCGCGCTGAAGGGCCAGCCTCCCTCCAAGGTGGGCCGCGCGCTGGTGGAGAAGGGGCTCTTGCAGGCGCACGACCTCTTCAAGTGCGTCACGCACCAGGTCAGTGAGATCTTCCATGCCATCGTGCTGTGCCGGGAGGGGAGCTTCTTCCTCATCGACCAGCCGGTGGACGAGAAGGCGAATCACTCCATCCAGCTCTCCACCCAGAGCCTGCTGATGGACAGCATCCGGAAGATCGACGAGATGGCGCACTTCCGGAAGCGCATCCCCCACGGCCGGCTGTACGTGGCCAGGAAGCGCGCCTCCGACGGCAAGCTGGAGGAGGACGAGGACCGGGTGCTGGGACTGGTCGACGGGCGCCGCACCATCCTGGAGCTGGGGCACGCGGCGCGGCTGTCGGAGTTCGACATCACCAAGGTGGTCTTCCGCCTGCTCGAGGGCGGCTTCGCGTCGGTGACGGACAAGCCGCTCTTGGTGCCCGTGGGGCCCGCGGCCGTCGCGGCGGGGAGCGCTCCGACGCAGGGACAGCCGGTGGGGCAGGGCGGGCCCGCGAAGGGGCAGCCGGCGGCGAGCGCTGTTCCCACGGTGGACCCGCGTCCGGCGGCGCGCGTGTTCAACTTCATCTTCCGGGAGATTCGCGACGAGGTGGCCAAGCAGGGCATGGATCGCGAGTTCATCGCCGCCGCCAATGCCGCGCTGTCGGGCCAGGCGCTGTCGTCCTCGCCGGTGTTGGAGGGGCTGTCCTTCCAGGCGGATGGCAGCCTGGCCGAGGCGAAGCTGATGGAGTCCTTCCAGCGGCACCACGCGCAGCTGGGCTCCGAGCCGCTGGCCTCCTTCAAGCAGGCGCTCAGCGACGTGATGTTCTTCTTGTTGTTCCAGGCCGGTGAGCTGTTGGGGTCGCGCGCGGACGAGGACCTCGCCCGTCGTGTGAAGAAGCTGCTGGCGACGCTCGAGGGCTCGTGA
- the truD gene encoding tRNA pseudouridine(13) synthase TruD gives MTTDSDWPRLTADVPGCGGGFKLVPEDFEVEELPAYQPSGEGEHLYLWLEKRGRDTREVVRALSQVLGVSEDDVGVAGMKDRQAVTRQLISVPARAEPKLGDFALEGVQVLWSRRHGNKLRTGHLKGNRFRLRLRGVRDVGAARESFTRLSAGGVPNYFGEQRFGRAGDNADLGRLLVLGQRLPKRPERFQRKLYLSAFQSRIFNRALADRVRAGTLSTALLGDVLRKEETGGLFVCEAPEVDGPRVAAFEVSPAGPLFGPKMTASAGEVAEVEAKLLAGEGVTLDDFKRGGGETEGSRRPYRVRLGSPELTPEGDDVWLTFELPRGAYATEVLHELLKDD, from the coding sequence GTGACGACGGATTCGGATTGGCCGCGGTTGACGGCGGATGTCCCCGGCTGTGGTGGTGGTTTCAAGCTGGTCCCCGAGGACTTCGAGGTGGAGGAGCTCCCCGCCTATCAGCCGTCGGGCGAGGGCGAGCACCTCTACCTGTGGCTGGAGAAGCGGGGTCGGGACACGCGCGAGGTGGTGCGCGCGCTGTCCCAGGTGCTGGGCGTGTCCGAGGACGACGTGGGCGTCGCGGGCATGAAGGACCGGCAGGCCGTCACGCGGCAGCTCATCTCGGTGCCCGCGCGCGCGGAGCCCAAGCTGGGCGACTTCGCGCTGGAGGGCGTGCAGGTGCTGTGGTCGCGCCGGCACGGCAACAAGCTGCGGACCGGGCACCTGAAGGGCAACCGCTTCCGCCTGCGCCTGCGCGGCGTGCGCGACGTGGGCGCGGCGAGGGAGTCCTTCACGCGGCTGTCCGCCGGCGGCGTGCCCAACTACTTCGGCGAGCAGCGCTTCGGCCGCGCGGGTGACAACGCGGACCTGGGGCGCCTGCTGGTGCTGGGGCAGCGCCTGCCGAAGCGGCCGGAGCGCTTCCAGCGCAAGCTGTACCTCTCCGCCTTCCAGTCGCGCATCTTCAACCGGGCGCTCGCGGACCGCGTGCGCGCGGGCACCTTGTCCACGGCCCTGTTGGGGGACGTGCTGCGCAAGGAGGAGACCGGTGGCCTCTTCGTGTGCGAGGCACCGGAGGTGGACGGGCCTCGCGTCGCCGCGTTCGAGGTGAGCCCTGCGGGGCCGCTGTTCGGTCCGAAGATGACGGCCTCCGCGGGCGAGGTGGCGGAGGTCGAGGCGAAGCTGCTCGCGGGCGAGGGCGTCACGCTGGACGACTTCAAGCGCGGTGGCGGCGAGACGGAGGGAAGTCGCCGGCCGTACCGCGTCCGCCTGGGCTCGCCCGAGCTGACGCCCGAGGGTGACGACGTGTGGCTCACCTTCGAGCTGCCTCGGGGCGCGTACGCCACCGAGGTCCTCCACGAACTGCTCAAGGACGACTGA
- a CDS encoding OmpA family protein — protein MTRPCLAALLSLLLTSCVSGSKIRADTQVLAADVERARRSGALRCAPVELATAEAHLDFAKGELSQGNSGRAASHVRLADTAVDRALELSKSCGPRQVLVRERPEAPQATTPTTPEPQKPPQVVVRIEETDSDGDGVLDKDDPCPDQAEDKDGFQDEDGCPDPDNDNDGVLDANDKCPLEPGVLENQGCPALAPTDRDGDGVNDNLDKCPDQPEDKDGFQDEDGCPDLDNDADGVVDTQDKCPNEAGPIQNLGCPDRDNDGVNDGLDKCPDEPEDKDGFQDDDGCPDLDNDADGLADAQDKCPNEAGPPENSGCPDKDTDNDGVVDRLDACVDEPGTKEQRGCPKQYKNVVIKKDRIEIKKQILFSSGSARILGNKQNNAILDDVAQALRDAPWIGKVRIEGHTDSLGKDEANLKLSQKRADAVMAQLLRRNIDPGRMEAVGFGETRPIGPNTTKAGRAQNRRTEFNIITQ, from the coding sequence ATGACGCGTCCCTGTCTTGCAGCGCTCCTGTCCCTCCTGCTCACCAGCTGCGTGAGCGGCAGCAAGATTCGCGCGGACACCCAGGTGCTCGCGGCCGACGTCGAGCGCGCGCGCCGCAGCGGCGCCCTGCGCTGCGCGCCGGTGGAGCTGGCCACCGCGGAGGCCCACCTCGACTTCGCCAAGGGCGAATTGAGCCAGGGCAACAGCGGCCGCGCCGCCTCGCACGTGCGGCTGGCCGACACGGCGGTGGACCGGGCGCTGGAGCTGTCGAAGAGCTGCGGCCCCCGGCAGGTGCTGGTGCGCGAGCGCCCCGAGGCCCCCCAGGCGACGACGCCGACGACGCCCGAGCCCCAGAAGCCGCCCCAGGTCGTGGTCCGCATCGAGGAGACGGACAGCGACGGCGACGGCGTGCTGGACAAGGACGACCCCTGCCCCGACCAGGCCGAGGACAAGGACGGCTTCCAGGACGAGGACGGCTGCCCGGACCCGGACAACGACAACGACGGCGTGCTCGACGCCAACGACAAGTGCCCGCTGGAGCCCGGCGTCCTGGAGAACCAGGGCTGCCCCGCGCTCGCGCCGACGGACCGCGACGGCGACGGCGTCAACGACAACCTGGACAAGTGCCCGGACCAGCCCGAGGACAAGGACGGCTTCCAGGACGAGGATGGCTGCCCCGACCTGGACAACGACGCCGACGGTGTCGTGGACACCCAGGACAAGTGCCCCAACGAGGCGGGCCCCATCCAGAACCTGGGCTGCCCGGACCGGGACAATGACGGCGTCAACGACGGCCTGGACAAGTGCCCGGACGAGCCCGAGGACAAGGACGGCTTCCAGGACGACGACGGCTGCCCCGACCTGGACAACGACGCCGACGGCCTGGCGGACGCCCAGGACAAGTGCCCCAACGAGGCGGGCCCGCCGGAGAACTCGGGCTGCCCGGACAAGGACACGGACAACGACGGCGTGGTGGACCGCCTGGATGCGTGCGTGGACGAGCCCGGCACCAAGGAGCAGCGCGGCTGCCCGAAGCAGTACAAGAACGTGGTCATCAAGAAGGACCGCATCGAGATCAAGAAGCAGATCCTCTTCTCCTCGGGCTCCGCGAGAATCCTCGGCAACAAGCAGAACAACGCCATCCTCGACGACGTGGCGCAGGCGCTGCGTGACGCGCCCTGGATTGGGAAGGTCCGCATCGAGGGCCACACCGACTCCCTGGGCAAGGACGAGGCGAACCTGAAGCTGTCGCAGAAGCGCGCCGACGCGGTGATGGCGCAGCTGTTGCGGCGCAACATCGACCCGGGTCGGATGGAGGCGGTGGGCTTCGGTGAGACGCGGCCCATCGGACCGAACACCACCAAGGCGGGCCGCGCGCAGAACCGCCGCACGGAGTTCAACATCATCACGCAGTAA
- a CDS encoding DUF4398 domain-containing protein produces MKKLTVLVSVAGALAACGPVKSTANILDAEVQIQAARTAGADKLAPFEWTAANLYLDKAREEVGYSDYQAGVDFAVKASRFANEAREKAMSVSGSSDTGERTPNP; encoded by the coding sequence ATGAAGAAGCTGACGGTGCTGGTGTCGGTGGCCGGGGCGCTCGCCGCATGCGGCCCCGTGAAGTCCACCGCGAACATCCTCGACGCCGAAGTCCAGATTCAGGCCGCGCGCACGGCCGGAGCCGACAAGCTGGCTCCGTTCGAGTGGACCGCCGCGAACCTGTACCTCGACAAGGCGCGCGAGGAGGTTGGCTACTCCGACTATCAAGCCGGCGTGGACTTCGCGGTGAAGGCGTCGCGCTTCGCCAACGAGGCGCGCGAGAAGGCCATGTCCGTGTCGGGCAGCAGCGACACCGGCGAGAGGACCCCGAACCCGTGA
- a CDS encoding HEAT repeat domain-containing protein: protein MACHRPPPVRPPVLPARLLLLLTLLVSPLALSAQASAAKRAERQAETEKVVQTVLQGGAVPAAVSRLRYLREEPFAADLITEALRRALDERVRRNLVAVLAGLDTRSAEPALVRLAGDGDSTVRMYAAQGLARLKSRNVQVLLPLLNDKSSGVRRDAARALGASRNPKVGKALMAAAKEEQELEVRAAMLAATGETGDAKQAKPLKEFLENDSESTRFAAARGLCRLGAPEGFAFANKLLGDSDRFKRRQGLELFEGVVAKKASPALKPLLEDKDRTLAAGAARILYQGGDPSMLDWLVLASWNAKNDEKLTYEKELETLQLQDDRRKVILRRAGVAP, encoded by the coding sequence ATGGCTTGCCATCGTCCCCCTCCTGTGCGCCCGCCCGTCCTCCCCGCCCGCCTCCTGCTGCTCTTGACGCTGCTCGTGTCCCCCCTGGCCCTGTCCGCCCAGGCGTCCGCCGCGAAGCGCGCCGAGCGCCAGGCCGAGACGGAGAAGGTGGTCCAGACGGTCCTCCAGGGCGGCGCGGTGCCCGCCGCCGTCTCCCGCCTGCGCTACCTGCGCGAGGAGCCCTTCGCCGCGGACCTCATCACCGAGGCCCTGCGCCGCGCCCTGGACGAGCGGGTCCGCCGCAACCTCGTCGCGGTGCTCGCGGGGCTGGACACACGCTCGGCGGAGCCCGCGCTGGTGCGGCTCGCGGGCGACGGGGACAGCACGGTGCGCATGTACGCCGCGCAGGGCCTGGCCCGCCTCAAGAGCCGCAACGTGCAGGTGCTGCTGCCGCTGCTGAACGACAAGAGCAGCGGCGTGCGCCGGGACGCGGCCCGCGCGCTGGGCGCCTCGCGCAACCCCAAGGTGGGCAAGGCGCTGATGGCGGCCGCCAAGGAGGAGCAGGAGCTGGAGGTGCGCGCCGCGATGCTGGCCGCCACCGGCGAGACCGGGGATGCCAAGCAGGCCAAGCCCCTCAAGGAGTTCCTGGAGAACGACTCGGAGAGCACCCGCTTCGCGGCGGCGCGCGGCCTGTGCCGGCTGGGCGCCCCGGAGGGCTTCGCCTTCGCCAACAAGCTGCTCGGCGACTCGGACCGCTTCAAGCGGCGCCAGGGGCTGGAGCTGTTCGAGGGCGTGGTGGCGAAGAAGGCCAGCCCCGCGCTCAAGCCGCTCCTGGAGGACAAGGACCGCACGCTGGCCGCGGGCGCCGCGCGCATCCTCTACCAGGGCGGCGACCCGTCCATGCTGGACTGGCTGGTGCTGGCGTCGTGGAACGCCAAGAACGACGAGAAGCTGACGTACGAGAAGGAGCTGGAGACGCTCCAGCTCCAGGATGACCGCCGCAAGGTGATCCTGCGAAGGGCGGGCGTGGCGCCATGA
- a CDS encoding N-acetylmuramoyl-L-alanine amidase-like domain-containing protein: protein MTWAVVLASALLTQAPGASSKQDVAPGAARLVESGSAAAQAATATPARPNGWTGLDASAFAALVAQATEAPLSERLLSMSARFINTPYVLSPLGEGSGVDPDPTFRLDAVDCLTFVEQSMALGLARTEPEVGSLLEHIRYAQTPSYEDRNHLMEAQWLPNNIRKGFLRDVTRALGGEDTVSVTKTLTKTTWQSRSSQSLQLPRERQPTGTFALNMIPLEKVMAHARDIPSGTILVVMREDLPLKATRITHLGFVVQRKHRTFLRHASRGGYNRVVDEDLETFLTRNSRYAKWKVTGVSLFEARRPDSAPASAVVRSP, encoded by the coding sequence ATGACGTGGGCGGTGGTGCTGGCCTCGGCGCTCCTCACCCAGGCGCCGGGGGCCTCCTCGAAGCAGGACGTCGCGCCCGGAGCCGCGCGGCTGGTCGAATCCGGTTCGGCCGCGGCCCAGGCGGCCACGGCCACGCCCGCGCGCCCCAACGGCTGGACGGGCCTGGACGCGAGCGCCTTCGCGGCCCTGGTGGCCCAGGCGACGGAGGCGCCCCTCTCCGAGCGGCTCCTGTCGATGAGCGCGCGCTTCATCAACACGCCCTACGTGCTGTCCCCGCTGGGCGAGGGCTCGGGCGTGGACCCCGACCCGACCTTCCGCCTGGACGCGGTGGACTGCCTCACCTTCGTCGAGCAGTCGATGGCGCTGGGGCTGGCGCGCACCGAGCCGGAGGTGGGCTCGCTGCTCGAGCACATCCGCTACGCCCAGACGCCCTCCTACGAGGACCGCAACCACCTCATGGAGGCGCAGTGGCTGCCCAACAACATCCGCAAGGGCTTCCTGCGCGACGTGACGCGCGCGCTCGGCGGTGAGGACACCGTCAGCGTGACGAAGACGCTGACGAAGACCACCTGGCAGTCGCGCTCCTCGCAGTCGCTCCAGCTGCCCCGGGAGCGTCAGCCGACGGGCACGTTCGCGCTGAACATGATTCCGCTGGAGAAGGTGATGGCGCACGCGCGCGACATCCCCTCCGGCACCATCCTCGTGGTGATGCGCGAGGACCTGCCCCTCAAGGCCACGCGCATCACCCACCTGGGCTTCGTGGTGCAGCGCAAGCACCGCACCTTCCTGCGTCACGCCTCGCGCGGCGGCTACAACCGCGTGGTGGACGAGGACCTGGAGACCTTCCTCACGCGCAACTCGCGCTACGCGAAGTGGAAGGTCACCGGCGTGAGCCTCTTCGAGGCGCGCAGGCCCGACAGCGCCCCGGCGAGCGCGGTGGTGCGCTCGCCCTGA
- a CDS encoding DUF2007 domain-containing protein, protein MRYCASCGSEYRDDIEQCSDCPGSPRLVEASEMSRRGLPLPHELDQRVFARAGTTDNPLMVEVFTGMLEERDIPVLVRAGRSGVVDKLTTGNLLPWWEILVPEEMRERAALLIERERAQEAATTDEAVRAAEEEERETERSSPPPPAF, encoded by the coding sequence ATGAGATACTGCGCAAGCTGCGGCTCGGAGTACCGGGACGACATCGAGCAATGCTCGGACTGCCCGGGCAGCCCTCGATTGGTCGAGGCCAGTGAGATGAGCCGCCGGGGCCTGCCGCTGCCCCATGAGTTGGATCAGCGCGTCTTCGCGCGCGCCGGCACGACGGACAACCCGCTCATGGTCGAGGTCTTCACCGGGATGCTCGAGGAGCGGGACATCCCGGTGCTCGTGCGCGCGGGACGCTCGGGCGTGGTGGACAAGCTGACCACCGGCAACCTGCTCCCCTGGTGGGAGATTCTCGTCCCCGAGGAGATGCGGGAGCGCGCCGCCCTGCTCATCGAGCGGGAGCGCGCCCAGGAGGCCGCCACCACCGACGAGGCCGTGCGGGCCGCCGAGGAGGAGGAGCGGGAGACCGAGCGCTCCTCGCCCCCGCCGCCCGCCTTCTGA
- a CDS encoding response regulator has product MGAERIKVLLVEDDADSRELLAELLEFDFDVVTASDGLSGLRAFESAHPDVVVTDESLPGLTGTELARRVKARSARTRVILVSGYTQVDGAEHCDLMLRKPIDVERLSSAVGRLGAEARHWSGDDARQ; this is encoded by the coding sequence ATGGGTGCCGAGCGAATCAAGGTCCTCCTCGTCGAGGACGACGCAGACAGCCGGGAGCTCCTCGCGGAGCTGCTCGAGTTCGACTTCGACGTCGTCACCGCGAGTGACGGCCTGTCGGGCTTGAGGGCCTTCGAGAGCGCGCATCCGGACGTGGTGGTGACGGACGAGTCACTGCCCGGGCTGACGGGCACGGAGCTGGCCCGGCGGGTGAAGGCCCGCTCCGCGCGCACGCGCGTCATCCTGGTGTCGGGCTACACGCAGGTGGACGGCGCCGAGCACTGCGACTTGATGCTGCGCAAGCCCATCGACGTGGAGCGGCTGAGCAGCGCCGTGGGCAGGCTGGGGGCGGAGGCCCGCCACTGGTCGGGCGACGACGCCCGACAGTGA
- the hpf gene encoding ribosome hibernation-promoting factor, HPF/YfiA family produces the protein MKVLMRGVHLSLTDSLRDYLQEHLVSHIERYADDEAAEIDISLVDINGPKGGVDKECRVTVRMPNFAAIHVTETAETLFQAIDAARDRLERSVRKAVERRREVRTDGLPDDVAANVPTY, from the coding sequence ATGAAGGTGTTGATGCGGGGCGTGCATCTGAGCCTGACGGATTCCCTGAGGGACTATCTGCAGGAACATCTGGTGAGCCACATCGAGCGGTACGCGGACGACGAGGCGGCGGAAATCGACATCTCGCTGGTGGACATCAACGGCCCGAAGGGCGGGGTGGACAAGGAGTGTCGGGTGACGGTGCGCATGCCGAACTTCGCGGCCATCCACGTCACGGAGACGGCGGAGACGCTGTTCCAGGCCATCGACGCGGCGCGTGACCGGCTGGAGCGCAGCGTGCGCAAGGCCGTGGAGCGGCGCCGGGAGGTGCGCACGGACGGGCTGCCCGACGACGTGGCGGCGAACGTGCCCACCTATTAG
- a CDS encoding MXAN_5187 family protein yields MVRLKFLLFAFLVLGLGLAHLPMLSGPLRARAVEGATAQSASGVTEVARRVDARRAEVQALALKLAATPDVASAVHALQPPRPATPARPQYGAASRDKDKEDDKAGLQPLTAERFSAVRTAAEAVLPKELKGAVVALAAPDAAFHAVVGGEPSSDSAKLDVAALVKAGTTVVDALGTTHVFAAVPVLWGGDFGVQPAVTLVVGAPLFDEGALEAAAQASGVTALGLVKGDSVTAFGPDKLLAEGSLAQVAANTNGVVVRRGAVKNLGPVALPVLTDGDVMGGQAPLAVASRRTLEGTSVEVFSVAGTQAVLGALADYQQSALFALAGLLVLTLVWAAMMGGARASGDEVQGSSDTLSLSAAMAANAPAAMPASHSSPPAPVAAAPTPEPFASLPPAPTPGPLPDPFASAPPPPAAQPFGADPFAHAAPAPAAAQPFGADPFALPPPPAASAPMGDPFALPPPSAAPSSPFGGADPFAQAEPFPFPAPPASTPPPPAVPPATPFGSSSSMPFEPEPHGDSLSPASPRRGAFAFEDQPTAAYSLQQAANPFALAAAQSPENPETTRVAAIPRELLQASARPPDAPIPLPARGGAAPAAIPLPGAGPSGNSAVALSEEQHFQEVFREFITTRERCGEPADGLTYDKFVQKLRKNKEQLVQKYACKTVRFQVYVKEGKAALKATPVKD; encoded by the coding sequence ATGGTCCGCCTCAAGTTCCTCCTCTTCGCGTTCCTGGTCCTCGGACTGGGGCTTGCTCATCTCCCGATGTTGTCGGGACCGCTTCGCGCGCGCGCGGTGGAAGGAGCCACGGCTCAGTCCGCCTCGGGCGTGACGGAGGTGGCCCGCCGCGTGGATGCGCGTCGCGCGGAGGTCCAGGCGCTGGCGCTGAAGCTGGCCGCCACGCCGGATGTGGCCAGCGCGGTGCACGCGCTGCAGCCGCCCAGGCCCGCGACGCCCGCGCGTCCCCAGTACGGCGCTGCTTCACGCGACAAGGACAAGGAGGACGACAAGGCCGGCTTGCAGCCGCTGACGGCCGAGCGCTTCTCCGCCGTCCGCACCGCCGCCGAGGCCGTGCTGCCCAAGGAGCTCAAGGGCGCGGTCGTGGCGCTGGCCGCTCCGGACGCGGCGTTCCACGCCGTGGTGGGCGGAGAGCCTTCCTCGGACAGCGCGAAGCTGGATGTCGCGGCGCTGGTGAAGGCGGGCACCACGGTGGTGGACGCGCTGGGGACGACCCACGTGTTCGCCGCGGTGCCGGTGTTGTGGGGCGGGGACTTCGGGGTGCAGCCGGCGGTGACGCTGGTGGTGGGCGCGCCGCTGTTCGACGAGGGCGCGCTGGAGGCCGCGGCGCAGGCCTCGGGCGTCACGGCGCTCGGTCTGGTGAAGGGGGATTCGGTGACGGCCTTCGGGCCGGACAAGCTCCTGGCGGAGGGTTCGCTCGCGCAGGTGGCCGCGAACACGAACGGCGTGGTGGTGCGCCGTGGGGCCGTGAAGAACCTGGGGCCCGTGGCCCTGCCGGTGCTGACGGACGGCGACGTGATGGGCGGCCAGGCGCCGCTGGCGGTGGCCTCTCGCCGCACGCTGGAGGGGACCTCGGTGGAGGTGTTCTCCGTGGCCGGGACGCAGGCGGTGCTGGGCGCGCTGGCGGACTACCAGCAGAGCGCGCTCTTCGCCCTGGCGGGCCTGCTGGTGCTGACGCTGGTGTGGGCGGCGATGATGGGCGGCGCGCGGGCCTCGGGTGACGAGGTCCAGGGCTCCTCCGACACGCTGAGCCTGTCGGCCGCGATGGCGGCGAATGCTCCGGCGGCGATGCCCGCGTCGCACTCCTCTCCGCCTGCGCCGGTGGCCGCGGCCCCGACGCCGGAGCCGTTCGCGTCCTTGCCTCCCGCGCCGACTCCGGGGCCGTTGCCGGACCCGTTCGCTTCCGCACCGCCGCCTCCCGCGGCCCAGCCGTTCGGGGCGGATCCCTTCGCCCATGCGGCGCCGGCTCCCGCGGCGGCCCAGCCGTTCGGGGCGGATCCGTTCGCGCTGCCGCCTCCTCCCGCGGCGTCCGCGCCGATGGGGGATCCGTTCGCGCTGCCGCCTCCCTCGGCGGCTCCGTCGAGCCCGTTCGGCGGGGCGGACCCGTTCGCCCAGGCGGAGCCGTTCCCGTTCCCGGCGCCTCCTGCCTCGACGCCGCCTCCTCCGGCGGTGCCTCCGGCGACGCCGTTCGGTTCCTCGTCGTCCATGCCCTTCGAGCCGGAGCCCCATGGGGACTCGCTGTCTCCGGCGTCGCCTCGGCGGGGTGCGTTCGCCTTCGAGGACCAGCCCACGGCGGCGTACTCGCTGCAGCAGGCGGCCAATCCGTTCGCCCTGGCGGCGGCGCAGTCTCCGGAGAACCCGGAGACGACGCGCGTCGCGGCCATCCCGCGCGAGCTGCTCCAGGCGAGTGCGCGTCCTCCCGACGCTCCGATTCCGCTGCCGGCACGGGGCGGGGCGGCTCCCGCGGCGATTCCGCTGCCGGGCGCGGGGCCCTCGGGCAACTCCGCGGTGGCGCTCTCCGAGGAGCAGCACTTCCAGGAGGTCTTCCGCGAGTTCATCACCACGCGCGAGCGCTGTGGCGAGCCGGCCGACGGCCTGACGTACGACAAGTTCGTGCAGAAGCTGCGCAAGAACAAGGAGCAGCTCGTCCAGAAGTACGCGTGCAAGACGGTGCGCTTCCAGGTCTACGTGAAGGAGGGCAAGGCCGCCCTCAAGGCCACGCCCGTCAAGGACTGA